A genomic segment from Psychrobacter arcticus 273-4 encodes:
- a CDS encoding lytic transglycosylase domain-containing protein translates to MKKPQVAPDMIDKNTYQNETHKRSKKMTLKKSALSLATAVGALGLSQVACAELTWGEGGSAEQEGKYQVERYQPDGYQPNSQPNSQQSTSQPNNVQQNNAYQSDNGVGSFTAAAIAAERGDVNALYNYEQAMSGGLFAMYPTYWRMNIDLNSQSPAAVSQFVRQYPDTAMAEKLAADFAETKAGSNDYAAVRQVANLITNADDSERCAVALGFNDGGDTMRAMAAKSDVWLTTKKQPALCDQLGLEMNNNALISNPERVSRLKRMLRTGKTGDIIALSSRLGSSIPYASLSEIQLNPSSFFGRFAREPASQTNQYLYLYAMGRVAEKSYREAALQLDFDIKQDNQRSVKLLNDDTRRAAYRTLGVQRMNHNTDDGFNVEAVDWFRNSLDNDFSFEEAEYYAMAAIRFSRWDDVVEAISRMDAETQKANQWQYWLARAYEQSNDGSKRNTAKKMYQNLAKSNEYYGLMAKEKVGQRFDASRLGGSNLPNVSSEGRARVMQNPHFARAFSLYNADASRSYANREWNWAVKKARDNRDEELIIAAARQAYDMGWLDRAIYAIDNTDNVNSLAISHPMPHQDAVVRYSQSAGIDPAWAYGIMRQESRFVASARSNVGASGLMQVMPDTAKYIARNLGETYSASRANSGDTNIRYGTWYMGDIFGKLNSQSVLATAGYNAGPNNAKRWQPTYGSLAADQYVESIAFPETRNYVKHVMENATIYSSLLDNGQPITQRMGTVPAAF, encoded by the coding sequence ATGAAAAAGCCGCAGGTTGCTCCTGATATGATTGATAAAAACACCTATCAAAATGAGACGCACAAGAGGTCTAAAAAAATGACGCTTAAAAAAAGCGCACTGAGCTTGGCAACGGCAGTGGGTGCCTTAGGCTTATCGCAAGTGGCTTGTGCAGAATTGACATGGGGCGAGGGCGGTAGTGCTGAGCAAGAAGGCAAATATCAAGTAGAGCGCTATCAGCCTGATGGTTATCAACCAAATAGTCAACCAAACAGTCAGCAAAGCACTTCTCAACCAAACAATGTGCAACAAAACAATGCTTATCAATCAGATAATGGTGTGGGTTCATTCACCGCAGCAGCCATTGCGGCAGAACGTGGCGATGTCAATGCGCTTTATAATTATGAGCAAGCTATGAGTGGTGGCTTATTTGCCATGTATCCTACTTACTGGCGGATGAATATAGATTTGAATTCGCAAAGCCCTGCGGCAGTGTCGCAGTTTGTTCGCCAATATCCAGATACGGCCATGGCAGAAAAGCTGGCTGCTGACTTTGCTGAAACTAAAGCAGGTTCAAATGATTATGCAGCAGTGCGACAAGTGGCAAATTTGATTACCAATGCAGATGATAGTGAGCGCTGTGCCGTTGCGCTTGGGTTTAATGATGGCGGCGATACCATGCGTGCTATGGCAGCAAAATCTGATGTCTGGTTGACCACCAAAAAACAGCCAGCCCTTTGTGATCAGCTAGGGCTTGAGATGAATAATAACGCCCTAATTAGCAATCCAGAGAGAGTCTCTCGCCTCAAACGTATGCTGCGTACAGGTAAAACGGGCGATATCATAGCACTGTCTTCGCGTTTGGGCAGCTCTATTCCTTATGCGTCACTGAGTGAGATTCAGCTCAACCCATCATCGTTCTTTGGCCGTTTTGCCCGTGAGCCTGCTAGCCAAACCAATCAATATTTGTATTTATATGCCATGGGGCGTGTCGCTGAAAAGTCTTATCGTGAGGCGGCGTTGCAGTTGGATTTTGATATCAAGCAAGACAATCAGCGCTCAGTTAAATTATTAAATGATGATACCCGTCGCGCAGCCTATCGTACTCTTGGTGTACAGCGCATGAATCACAATACCGATGATGGCTTTAACGTTGAAGCAGTCGACTGGTTCCGTAACAGCTTAGATAATGACTTTAGTTTTGAAGAAGCAGAATATTATGCCATGGCAGCGATTCGCTTTAGTCGTTGGGATGATGTGGTCGAAGCCATCTCGAGAATGGATGCCGAAACTCAAAAAGCCAATCAATGGCAATATTGGCTGGCGCGCGCTTATGAGCAATCAAATGATGGCAGCAAGCGTAATACCGCTAAGAAAATGTATCAAAATCTTGCCAAAAGTAATGAGTATTATGGTTTGATGGCAAAAGAAAAAGTCGGTCAACGTTTTGATGCCAGCCGTTTGGGTGGTAGTAACTTACCTAATGTCAGTAGCGAGGGTCGTGCTCGGGTCATGCAAAATCCACATTTTGCCCGCGCATTTTCTCTATATAACGCTGATGCCAGCCGTTCTTATGCCAATCGTGAGTGGAACTGGGCGGTAAAAAAAGCACGTGATAACCGTGATGAAGAATTAATCATTGCAGCAGCGCGTCAAGCTTATGATATGGGCTGGCTTGACCGTGCGATATATGCCATTGATAATACCGACAATGTAAACAGCCTTGCGATATCGCATCCGATGCCGCATCAAGATGCTGTGGTTCGCTACAGTCAGTCTGCCGGTATCGATCCCGCTTGGGCATATGGTATCATGCGTCAAGAGAGCCGATTTGTAGCCTCTGCGCGCTCAAATGTTGGGGCAAGTGGACTGATGCAAGTCATGCCAGATACCGCAAAATATATCGCCCGTAATTTGGGTGAGACATACAGCGCAAGTCGTGCCAATAGCGGTGATACCAATATTCGTTATGGTACGTGGTATATGGGTGATATCTTTGGAAAGTTAAACAGTCAGTCTGTATTGGCAACGGCGGGCTATAATGCTGGTCCAAACAACGCCAAGCGTTGGCAGCCAACCTATGGCTCATTGGCAGCGGATCAATATGTTGAATCGATTGCCTTTCCTGAAACACGAAATTACGTCAAACACGTGATGGAAAATGCCACCATCTATAGTAGCTTATTGGATAATGGTCAGCCAATCACCCAGCGTATGGGTACCGTACCTGCCGCATTTTGA
- the miaB gene encoding tRNA (N6-isopentenyl adenosine(37)-C2)-methylthiotransferase MiaB codes for MSVTVFNPRIDDAAASDITAVTPAVTALNELSSAQAPVKSATKKVFVTTQGCQMNVYDSGKMLDVLGDSHGMEVTHDIDEADVLLMNTCSIREKAQEKVFSELGRWRKLKEKRPDLVIGVGGCVASQEGDNIQKRAPYVDMVFGPQTLHRLPELYDQSHQQREIAPKNRIGTVDVSFPSIEKFDFLPEPRVEGFKAFVSIMEGCSKYCSFCVVPYTRGEELSRPLDDVLAEIDSLAAQGVREINLLGQNVNGYRGEKDDGNICRFAELLHYVSHVDGVERIRYTTSHPLEFTDDIIDAYAQLPELVSHLHLPVQSGSNTILAAMKRNHTIDVYINQINKLKAIRPDIHLSSDFIIGFPGETDQDFQDTLTLAKELNFDHSYSFIYSKRPGTPAAELPDDVSFKTKKERLAEFQKVIIDSTLAKTHEMVGTTTRVLVEQVANRHPDCLIGTADNTRTVMFPYAVDKMDELLGKIVSVRITDFVSPHMVKGEIEAVLA; via the coding sequence ATGAGTGTTACTGTATTTAATCCCCGCATCGATGACGCTGCTGCCTCTGACATTACTGCTGTCACGCCTGCCGTCACCGCACTCAATGAACTAAGTTCAGCACAAGCTCCTGTAAAATCAGCAACCAAGAAGGTATTTGTCACGACCCAAGGCTGCCAGATGAACGTCTATGACTCGGGAAAAATGCTTGATGTGCTTGGCGACTCACATGGCATGGAAGTGACGCATGATATCGACGAAGCCGATGTACTACTAATGAATACTTGCTCCATTCGCGAAAAAGCCCAAGAAAAAGTCTTTTCAGAATTGGGTCGCTGGCGCAAACTCAAAGAGAAACGCCCTGACCTTGTCATCGGTGTTGGCGGGTGCGTGGCTTCACAAGAAGGCGATAACATCCAAAAGCGCGCGCCTTATGTTGATATGGTTTTCGGTCCACAAACCTTGCACCGTTTACCAGAGCTGTATGACCAATCACATCAACAGCGTGAGATTGCGCCAAAAAACCGTATCGGTACAGTGGATGTATCCTTTCCAAGTATTGAAAAGTTTGATTTTTTACCAGAGCCTAGAGTAGAAGGGTTTAAAGCCTTTGTTTCTATCATGGAAGGCTGCTCAAAGTATTGCTCATTTTGCGTGGTACCTTATACACGCGGTGAAGAATTATCACGTCCACTTGACGACGTATTGGCTGAGATTGACAGTTTAGCGGCACAAGGTGTGCGTGAAATCAATTTATTAGGCCAAAACGTCAATGGTTATCGCGGCGAAAAAGATGATGGCAATATTTGCCGTTTTGCTGAGCTATTGCACTATGTGTCACACGTCGATGGCGTTGAGCGTATTCGCTACACTACCAGCCATCCGCTAGAGTTCACCGACGATATCATTGACGCTTATGCGCAATTGCCAGAATTGGTATCACACCTGCATCTACCTGTACAAAGTGGCTCAAATACGATATTGGCAGCAATGAAGCGCAACCATACTATTGATGTTTATATCAATCAGATCAATAAGCTGAAAGCCATACGTCCTGATATTCACTTATCTAGCGACTTTATCATTGGCTTCCCAGGTGAGACCGACCAAGATTTTCAAGATACTTTAACTCTAGCAAAAGAATTAAATTTTGATCACTCATATAGCTTTATTTACTCTAAGCGTCCAGGAACGCCAGCGGCAGAACTGCCTGATGATGTGAGCTTCAAAACTAAGAAAGAGCGCTTGGCGGAATTTCAAAAAGTCATTATCGATTCAACGCTAGCCAAAACTCATGAGATGGTCGGCACCACGACTCGCGTATTGGTTGAACAAGTGGCCAATCGTCATCCTGATTGTCTCATTGGTACAGCAGATAATACCCGTACCGTGATGTTCCCGTATGCAGTAGATAAAATGGACGAGCTGCTCGGTAAAATCGTCAGTGTACGCATTACTGACTTTGTCAGCCCGCATATGGTCAAAGGCGAGATTGAAGCAGTTTTAGCTTAA
- a CDS encoding LysE family translocator has product MSWHLFLVFFASTFFISATPGPNMLLAFQYGINYGIKRTLWTLAGLSLGLFILLLATLLGLDVISRQSPWLLSVIKTVGAIYLIYLGMASWRDSGSNSSLMNDADMMSAEVSAELAITPNQTVTSSHSDKPMPCSLASAAVKMAPSNGTLFRTGMWVSLSNPKAILFFAAFFPKFINFSAPLWPQYIMLTLGLFLSETIWQIVYTLGGKKLAGWLDVGDRLAWLNRGCGIIFILIAAALLADVFNSFMV; this is encoded by the coding sequence ATGTCTTGGCATCTGTTTTTGGTATTTTTCGCAAGTACGTTTTTTATCTCAGCGACACCGGGTCCGAATATGCTACTGGCCTTTCAATATGGCATTAATTATGGGATTAAACGGACATTGTGGACGCTGGCAGGTCTTAGCCTTGGGCTGTTTATCCTGTTACTCGCAACACTGCTTGGACTCGATGTCATTAGCCGTCAGTCACCTTGGTTATTGAGTGTAATCAAGACCGTTGGTGCTATTTATCTTATCTATTTGGGTATGGCTTCATGGCGTGATAGTGGTAGTAATAGCAGTTTAATGAATGATGCCGATATGATGAGTGCAGAGGTTAGCGCTGAGTTGGCAATAACGCCCAATCAGACTGTGACAAGTAGCCATTCTGATAAGCCCATGCCGTGCTCGCTCGCTAGTGCTGCGGTCAAGATGGCACCTAGTAATGGTACGTTGTTTCGCACCGGTATGTGGGTCTCACTCTCTAATCCAAAAGCAATTTTATTTTTTGCTGCCTTCTTTCCTAAATTCATCAATTTTAGTGCGCCGCTATGGCCGCAATATATTATGCTCACCTTAGGGCTGTTTTTAAGTGAGACGATTTGGCAGATAGTATATACATTAGGCGGTAAAAAACTGGCAGGTTGGTTAGATGTTGGTGATAGATTGGCGTGGCTCAATCGTGGTTGCGGGATAATATTTATATTAATTGCCGCCGCTTTATTGGCTGATGTGTTCAATAGTTTTATGGTATAG